From Mytilus edulis chromosome 9, xbMytEdul2.2, whole genome shotgun sequence, the proteins below share one genomic window:
- the LOC139487766 gene encoding putative leucine-rich repeat-containing protein DDB_G0290503 isoform X7, with protein MAKSSELQAAGRSQSASALHPAGSQASVGTRYEDLMYMKKGWLIKQGLSEKDWKKHWFVLTGNSLRYYKDAKAEETNTLDGRIDLSTCYDIVEVSIGRNYGFRIKTRNGEYLLSAMTSGIRNNWMKAVRLVMDLQNSNVKSESKSSSTDSSRQGSEELDQAVVNGRLGTAATSDSKQDTKKKESLKNARRHHSDINLAVNVGQLLKVNELSDSLEGLDLGNVQVPEQSTLSRDIADAGDEPKLRMSASESAVDSLPLNRFVEGSENVTPVSASANTADPTRPKKSESKKEEDERKQRAKSPSARIKDKTRSKAQKVSSDDLRMAIPGSDKDDTKYSSSDGDTGDQESSQAETSYHSLMDDNLTASSGDGMLVELLETEVDSLKDQLDHTHDEIVKLHETNMDLKNRLQTAVREKDVTQVTTMRRQVKEARETIQKQKQDIETLQAKLAMSTSKLTGTEKALSEALKELKQEKDKFMKLSNDWNRKIRSLENQLKEVNGQFERQKSSVTAKENDNKRLDNELKASHVRCNELERQIKSYELEKKRLKDNLDDTNRKVALLKDELKMKEGKLQEIESHYENQIAELEQEFAQERDDVEQHMEDLKKQWMEAQRKTDESDSLTNNMADIIGEKDEIINQLEEKMIECDKKMCDVTEEYNSKLQELKNLQTSSKKLKEDNKKLEKKLEDLEKSKSKIHTDRSKIDSETESYKKQYDDVKKENISLMEELETEKQSLSDLIKEKAELEHAVNRLEMQVQDSRGRSNDSTSSDNSTVKEMIHNFIMIESEMQELTQSVEDIQTIFSDYLCDKEEEDHVELVGVAQMVDDVHSHCNKLLDILKEGSKELGMESPEKDSSSSEMSSKFEEAMSQVKKLKSELKDSHTQYELMKNSEKELTTKLRNMETRYQGQIDAMSEKLEKLYSRCEKSVKQMPKAQPKTTEKGRHSLELSEQIEAQLSQLEEKISIVEQVLPNISLPPSEEDEDTGSEIDEDSDSFESSEEDGSESDDESEPSDILSKLKQMKSQLERTNNRIQDLTCDLSDQTFSSANDSAADGDSQQLRSTLQKCGEKIDNLTTRFTENVRMAKSGVVPGSFASVHMFKNCVNDVKQKLKDINKIVTEHEVLDAKGLKVINDKIYKLFEYLAPYQRLQTSDFEIIGQVLQQKTVCQSALVDKEHAAKRKHLGYEDKLHVYADRLSVEAIVLGQMASLIQQHHVTNLYRDQLMNEINSLNQVLYELKKKVDSVSHSPTSGNVVSMYASVLAEKIILEGQLASCAVTDDHHPTDDTAILSSLNISDNPSIMAMEVFLRSQVDSSVYRQLQRSGELLDNATAQVVTRFLLQGEITQALQKIKDKYRTDTEHEKVQDLVIRQRKFCTEELIERHETVSESIDVNLKLVLSLIKQSQNKKQALESFINLLKRIFQRQSTELQELHSGNSFEQNKSQQICSTLQSDLDQLLSQIPKIFDEVSDPSTDVEETVETLSTQVADMLLQKSVTKGWLTYICHLNQSNSVPVVVEVENQSIDGHSQALSQSLMDEATSKQTLSVELKSQNKESEKLTNFVNSLPDIGLFNPENMDSYSENLVKEAIFQSQLTYLTFKMKLEHERQMRDLKIKLESGQKVALTSVISKDSEGDIQSSLSVFEEILETKFEDECEVLSNLDKELKQLQSITSDNPELSKELTNFASMFDHELSVAQERHDIHLDVLRQEMTAICIRMETVAESNETEKESLICEYEDRIKRMQDELVCVKIDHEEELEQVRQDIMTAVCAIKANEEEEPDHIKHKMLQHKHAVLILLEDIQSSLGGVNNDLVKKLKEQIEELKAVFLTIEDPTDDPAAVMSPVAKDGDVYPDRRISISTSNLEPPGTPGLDISHHEHELELLKKQKDDALAEEIKTTKAALDAMRKAYEEDLEEEKQKYRDALKSMFTDDFVEEIRRRHETEMSKTTEELKQLRLHYDSKCEDYKVLESKSGNTKSAYETHIKHLTTSNQQLQDLVNEEIGKLKDFIQNRTMASVPGNGTIEEELYDAQIMVRVKDAELQKLRSQTKNLQNSLDRSSEEQRVSMTQYFQLNKKYQESQKQLKEILEEKRAEEAKSSRSLRRAPSFHHRARSPSPQPTTSPNKKDAAEHHSRDSHRRRHIDARDLKRSKSSPSIPYVFDGRPVGSLGKSKDLKKLTRSPKS; from the exons ATGGCTAAATCTAGTGAGTTACAGGCTGCAGGAAGATCACAGTCAGCTTCAGCCTTGCATCCTGCAGGGTCACAGGCTAGTGTAGGGACCAGATATGAG GATCTGATGTACATGAAGAAAGGCTGGTTGATCAAGCAAGGTCTATCAGAGAAAGATTGGAAGAAGCATTGGTTTGTCTTGACTGGAAATTCTTTACGTTATTATAAAGATGCCAAAGCCGAGGAAACAAACACTTTAGATGGTAGAATAGATCTATCTACATGTTACGATATTGTTGAAGTCAGTATTGGTAGGAATTATGGATTTCGTATAAAG ACAAGAAATGGAGAGTATTTGTTGTCAGCAATGACCTCCGGCATAAGGAACAACTGGATGAAAGCTGTTCGCCTTGTTATGGATTTACAAAACTCAAATGTAAAATCAGAGTCTAAATCTTCTTCCACTGACTCTTCTCGTCAAGGTTCAGAAGAATTAGACCAGGCAGTTGTCAACGGTAGACTTGGCACTGCAGCTACTAGTGATAGTAAGCAAGACACTAAAAAgaaagaaagtttgaaaaatgCTCGTAGACATCATTCTGATATTAATTTAGCTGTGAATGTAGGACAGTTGTTGAAGGTGAATGAACTGAGTGATAGTTTGGAAGGTCTTGACCTGGGAAATGTTCAGGTTCCAGAACAATCTACTCTATCTAGGGATATAGCTGATGCAGGTGATGAACCAAAGCTCAGAATGTCTGCTAGTGAATCTGCTGTTGATAGTCTTCCATTAAATAGATTTGTAGAAGGTAGTGAAAACGTAACTCCAGTATCCGCATCAGCCAATACTGCTGATCCAACACGGCCTAAAAAGAGTGAGAGTAAGAAAGAAGAAGATGAAAGAAAACAACGAGCAAAATCACCTAGTGCCAGAATCAAGGACAAAACAAGGTCAAAAGCTCAAAAAGTATCTTCTGATGATCTAAGAATGGCTATACCTGGGTCTGATAAAGATGATACTAAATACTCTAGTTCTGATGGAGATACAGGGGATCAGGAATCATCTCAAGCT gaGACGTCCTACCATTCTTTGATGGATGATAACCTGACCGCTTCCTCTGGGGATGGCATGTTGGTGGAACTACTAGAAACTGAG GTTGATTCCCTCAAGGACCAGTTGGATCATACTCATGACGAAATTGTAAAATTACACGAGACAAACATGGATTTAAAGAATCGATTACAAACTGCAGTACGAGAAAAGGACGTAACACAG gttACAACAATGAGAAGACAAGTGAAGGAGGCAAGAGAaacaattcaaaaacaaaaacaagatatcGAAACACTTCAGGCAAAACTTGCTATGTCTACATCAAAACTAACTGGAACTGAAAAAGCTCTTTCAGAAGCACTGAAAGAACTGAAGCAGGAAAAAgataaattcatgaaattatctAATGACTGGAATAGAAAGATACGTAGTTTAGAAAACCAGTTAAAGGAAGTAAATGGTCAGTTTGAACGGCAGAAAAGCAGCGTGACTgcaaaagaaaatgacaataaacgCCTCGATAATGAATTAAAAGCGAGTCATGTTAGATGTAACGAACTTGAAAGACAAATAAAATCATacgaattagaaaaaaaaagattgaaagaTAATTTAGATGATACCAATAGGAAAGTAGCCTTGTTGAAAGATgaattaaaaatgaaagaaggAAAACTTCAAGAAATAGAATCACATTATGAAAATCAGATTGCAGAGTTAGAGCAGGAATTTGCACAGGAGAGAGATGATGTTGAACAACACATGGAAGATCTCAAGAAGCAATGGATGGAAGCTCAACGTAAAACTGACGAATCCGACTCTCTGACAAACAATATGGCTGATATTATAGGAGAAAAAGATGAAATAATCAATCAGTTAGAAGAGAAAATGATAGAATGTGACAAGAAAATGTGCGATGTCACTGAAGAATACAATTCAAAACTACAAGAATTGAAAAACTTGCAAACTTCGTCTAAAAAACTCAAGGAAGATAATAAAAAACTAGAAAAGAAATTGGAAGATTTGGAAAAGTCAAAATCTAAAATTCATACAGACAGAAGTAAGATTGACAGTGAAACGGAATCATATAAGAAACAATATGATGATGTTAAGAAAGAGAACATAAGCTTAATGGAAGAACTTGAAACTGAAAAGCAATCGCTATCAGACTTGATAAAAGAGAAAGCAGAGCTTGAACATGCAGTAAATAGATTAGAAATGCAAGTACAGGACTCTCGTGGAAGGTCCAACGATTCAACTTCATCGGATAATTCCACGGTAAAAGAAATGATACATAATTTTATCATGATTGAATCGGAAATGCAGGAGTTGACCCAGTCAGTAGAGGATATACAGACAATATTTAGTGATTATCTCTGTGATAAAGAGGAGGAAGACCATGTGGAGTTAGTGGGTGTGGCTCAAATGGTGGACGATGTTCATAGTCATTGCAACAAACTGTTAGATATTCTAAAGGAAGGATCAAAAGAGTTGGGTATGGAATCTCCCGAGAAAGACTCGTCATCTTCTGAAATGAGTAGCAAATTTGAAGAGGCAATGTCTcaagttaaaaagttaaaatctGAATTGAAGGATTCACATACACAATATGAATTGATGAAAAATAGTGAAAAGGAACTTACCACAAAACTACGCAATATGGAAACCAGATATCAAGGGCAGATTGATGCAATGTCAGAGAAGCTTGAAAAGTTATACAGTAGATGTGAGAAAAGTGTCAAACAAATGCCTAAAGCACAACCAAAAACCACTGAAAAGGGAAGACATTCCTTAGAATTATCAGAACAAATTGAAGCACAGTTAAGTCAGTTAGAGGAGAAAATTAGCATAGTGGAACAAGTTTTACCAAACATTAGCCTCCCACCTTCTGAGGAGGACGAGGATACAGGAAGTGAGATTGACGAGGATTCTGATAGTTTTGAAAGTTCCGAAGAAGATGGTAGTGAAAGTGATGATGAAAGTGAACCTAGTGATATCTTgagtaaattaaaacaaatgaagTCACAGTTAGAAAGGACCAACAATAGAATTCAGGACTTGACATGTGATTTAAGTGATCAAACATTTAGCTCTGCCAATGATTCAGCTGCTGATGGTGACAGTCAACAGCTTAGGTCAACACTTCAGAAATGTGGAGAAAAAATCGACAATTTAACTACTCGATTTACAGAAAATGTTAGAATGGCTAAGTCTGGTGTTGTACCTGGAAGTTTTGCTTCTGTTCatatgtttaaaaattgtgtgaaTGACGTGAAACAGAAAttaaaggacattaacaaaatagTTACAGAACATGAAGTACTAGATGCCAAAGGTCTTAAAGTTATTAACGATAAAATTTACAAGTTATTTGAATATCTTGCACCGTACCAAAGACTTCAAACCTCTGACTTTGAAATAATTGGTCAGGTTTTACAACAAAAAACAGTTTGCCAGTCTGCTCTTGTTGATAAGGAACATGCTGCCAAAAGAAAACATTTAGGATATGAAGATAAGCTTCATGTTTATGCTGACAGGTTGTCAGTAGAGGCCATTGTATTAGGGCAAATGGCTTCATTAATACAGCAACACCATGTGACCAATTTATATCGGGACCaattaatgaatgaaataaacTCTCTAAACCAAGTTCTGTATGAACTCAAAAAGAAAGTAGATAGTGTATCTCACTCACCAACTAGTGGTAATGTTGTGTCGATGTATGCTTCTGTACTTGCCGAAAAAATCATTCTTGAAGGTCAGCTGGCATCATGTGCTGTAACTGATGACCATCACCCAACAGATGATACTGCTATTTTGTCTTCACTTAACATTTCTGACAATCCTTCAATTATGGCTATGGAAGTGTTTCTCCGTTCACAAGTAGATTCCTCTGTGTATCGACAATTACAACGATCAGGAGAATTATTAGACAATGCCACTGCTCAGGTAGTCACTCGATTTCTTTTACAAGGGGAAATCACCCAAGCTTTACAAAAAATCAAAGATAAATATAGAACTGATACTGAACATGAAAAAGTTCAAGATTTAGTCATTCGACAAAGAAAATTTTGTACAGAGGAACTAATAGAGAGACATGAGACCGTGTCAGAAAGTATTGATGTAAATTTAAAACTAGTTCTATCTCTAATCAAACaatcacaaaataaaaaacaagctTTAGAATCATTTATTAATCTACTCAAAAGAATCTTTCAAAGACAATCAACAGAATTGCAAGAACTTCATTCAGGTAATAGCTTTGAACAAAATAAAAGTCAGCAGATTTGCTCAACTCTTCAGTCTGACCTTGATCAACTGCTGTCTCAGATACCAAAGATATTTGATGAAGTAAGTGATCCATCAACAGACGTGGAAGAAACTGTTGAAACCTTATCTACGCAGGTAGCAGATATGTTACTTCAGAAATCTGTAACCAAAGGATGGTTAacatacatttgtcatttaaatcAATCTAATAGTGTACCAGTTGTAGTTGAGGTAGAAAACCAGTCCATTGATGGACATTCTCAAGCTCTTAGTCAATCTCTAATGGATGAAGCTACTTCAAAGCAAACTTTATCTGTGGAATTGAAGTCTCAAAACAAAGAATCGGAAAAGTTGACAAACTTTGTCAATTCTTTACCTGATATTGGCTTGTTCAATCCAGAAAATATGGATTCTTATTCAGAAAATTTAGTAAAGGAAGCCATATTTCAATCACAGTTGACCTATTTGACCTTCAAAATGAAATTAGAACATGAACGACAAATGAGAGACTTGAAAATCAAACTAGAGTCTGGTCAAAAAGTTGCCTTGACTTCAGTAATTAGTAAAGATTCAGAAGGCGATATTCAGTCTTCATTATCTGTGTTTGAGGAAATATTAGAGACCAAGTTTGAAGATGAATGTGAAGTTCTGAGTAATTTGGATAAGGAACTTAAACAATTACAATCCATCACAAGTGATAATCCAGAACTTAGTAAAGAATTAACAAACTTTGCTTCCATGTTTGATCACGAGCTTTCTGTGGCACAAGAAAGACATGATATACATTTAGATGTACTGCGACAAGAAATGACGGCCATTTGTATCAGAATGGAAACTGTGGCTGAAAGCAATGAAACCGAAAAAGAATCTCTGATCTGTGAATATGAGGATCGTATAAAGAGAATGCAGGATGAATTGGTGTGTGTTAAGATAGATCACGAGGAGGAGTTAGAACAAGTTAGGCAGGATATAATGACAGCTGTCTGTGCCATCAAAGCTAACGAAGAGGAGGAGCCTGAtcacataaaacataaaatgttacAACATAAACATGCTGTGTTG ATACTATTAGAAGACATCCAGTCGTCACTTGGAGGTGTCAATAATGATTTGGTAAAGAAACTGAAAGAACAAATAGAGGAACTCAAAGCAGTCTTCCTGACTATTGAG GATCCAACAGATGATCCAGCTGCAGTTATGTCCCCTGTTGCTAAGGATGGAGATGTTTACCCAGATAGAAGAATATCCATCTCAACATCTAACTTAGAA CCTCCTGGAACCCCAGGTCTGGATATATCTCACCATGAGCATGAACTGGAACTTCTCAAGAAACAAAAAGATGATGCCCTGGCAGAGGAAATCAAAACCACAAAAGCAG CTTTGGATGCCATGAGAAAGGCATATGAAGAGGATTTAGAAGAAGAAAAGCAAAAATACAGAGATGCTCTGAAATCTATGTTTACTGATGATTTTGTGGAAGAAATAAGGAGACGTCATGA gaCTGAAATGAGTAAAACAACAGAAGAATTGAAGCAGTTAAGACTACATTACGATTCAAAATGTGAAGATTACAAAGTACTAGAATCTAAGAGTGGAAATACAAAATCAGCTTATGAAACTCACATTAAACATCTAACAACCAG tAATCAACAATTACAAGACCTTGTCAATGAGGAGATAGGAAAGTTAAAGGACTTCATACAAAACAGAACTATGGCCTCTGTTCCAGGAAATGGTACCATAGAAGAAGAACTTTATGATGCTCAG ATTATGGTAAGAGTAAAGGATGCTGAATTACAGAAACTTCGATCACAAACAAAGAATTTACAGAACAGTTTGGATAGAAGTTCTGAG gAACAACGTGTAAGCATGACACAATATTTCCAACTGAACAAGAAATACCAGGAATCCCAGAAACAGTTAAAAGAAATATTAGAAGAGAAACGTGCAGAGGAAGCCAAATCATCTAGATCCCTGCGTAGAG CTCCATCCTTTCACCATCGTGCTAGAAGTCCAAGTCCCCAGCCTACAACTTCTCCTAATAAAAAGGATGCTGCTGAACATCACAGTAGAGATTCACATAGAAGGAGGCATATTGATGCAAGAG ACTTAAAAAGATCAAAAAGCAGTCCCTCTATTCCATATGTATTTGATGGTCGCCCAGTCGGAAGTCTTGGGAAAAGcaaagatttgaagaaattgACAAGATCTCCTAAATCCTGA